The following is a genomic window from Stegostoma tigrinum isolate sSteTig4 chromosome 24, sSteTig4.hap1, whole genome shotgun sequence.
TGTTGCAATGTTTTCGTTCAGTgatggaatgtgagcatcactggttaGGTCAATGTTTATTACGCGTCTCCAACCGCTcttgagaaagtgctggtgaactGCCATCATGAACATCATGCTGCCCAAGTGCGTGCACCCACAGTGCTTTTAGcgagggagatccaggattttaacccagtgacactgaaggaatggtgatctatttccaagtcaggatggtgagtgccttggaggggggatcttgcaggtagtagtattcccatgtatttgctgcacttgtccttctaagATGGTAGAGTGTTACGGTTGTGCTGTCTTATTCTATTGTTGAAGGTTGAAGTTTATGCATTCTGCCCAAACCTATCATTAACATTCTTGTAATTACTTATTAATTAGTCACAAGAGCAAATTAATTCTGGTTAGACTGTCCAAAACACATTCTCAAATGGAACCTGGAGAATTAAcatggtttattttattttgagTCATTTTCAGAAGCAATATAAAACATGACTAAAAACAAACAATTGCTTTCAGATGTCTTAAACATCATAGAGCTTTCACCTTTATATACaccatttaaatttttttaaaggcATGGAATGAATACAATgctgccatctacaagttcataAGTTAAATTATAATTAATAATTACTTGTACAATTTACAATTACTTGTAACCTCAACAGATTTTCACAGCTTGAAGTATCTGGTCTGTCATTAGTGTTTCAACTAAATGCATATAAAACTTTagatttaaaaatcaatttttcctcacccatcttcctgtatAAGTTCAACCAACCAAAAATGACATACTGTTTTCAAAAGTCCATTGGCAAAAaaagtttgtttaaaaataaatcgtCATTGACCACAGTGATTCCCTCCTTTCACTTGTCACTCAGTTTTCACTGCTTCAGCGATTGATGATGCCAGAGTGAGAAAAACCTCCTGTATGTTAGTATCATCTTTGGCAGATGTCTCGATGTATCTCATTCCCAAATGTGCTGCTATCTGTTCAGCCTCCTCTTGAGAGATTTGCCTCTCAGCTGATAGATCACTCTTGTGTCCAACAAGGATGAAGATACACTTGCACTGGTCAAGCACAGTACCACTTTCATGCAGCCAGTTTGTAAGGTAGTCAAGAGACTGGCGATTTGTTAAATCAAACACCAACAGTCCACCAAGTATCATTTGGAGGTTTGAATATGTGATGGTTCTGAAAGAGAATCAAAAATAGCATAACATCAAGCCATGTCACTCTAAGTGGATTTTCCTGGCTAATAGACCATGAATGTAATAAATTAAAACAGAATGGGTAGTCTTCCAAATGTGCGCCCCTCTTCAACCATCCCAAAAAATCCAATACACGCTGAAACTGGAAAATCTATTCCACCATTTCTTGGACTTTAAGAACATCTTTCAGGCAAACATCTAGTCAGCGATCCAGTTGTAAATATTTTACGTTTGATATGTTGCAACAGCACCATAacataggcaattcagcccatcttgtccacgCTGCTATTCAATGACATTATGACCAAtgtgatcatcctcaactccatttttctgcctccccccaccccccccccccccaaccacctgTTACGGAGGTGAccaatcccctcaaaatattttaagatgatATCTtacaccctcactttatcttatTTTGAAGGCAAATGTGAAGCATTGTGTTCAAGTGTTGATGCAATTTGACTGGCCAAACTGTTCAATaataagcaaaacaatttatttaaacactaattaaaatacaaccaaagaaagaggaatctAGAATAACTGTACTCTACTGGAAAACATGACAAAATAATAGCTACAGCAAcagttactaattaactgttccaatgtaaaaatatccatacatacacacaccttgGTAAAAATCCAAAAAATAGTTTTGTCCCACAGGTTGCCCAACAGCAGAGAGAAACCTTAGCTTCTAGCTGTAACCAAGGGAAGAGATAGCTTCTAGTTCTTCACGTTTGCAACAGCAACTGTTTAAAGCTAAGCTTAAAAActagaaacaaaaagaaagcttggtctgagagagctggccacatCCATCCAGGCTATCTCCATtgttcaaacttttaaaaaaccccaaggcctcacaagcggTTTACTCTAGTGACTTTGGTAGATTGCTCAACACCTCTTATTTACAATCTCCCTTCAAAACAAAAAAGGataaaataaccttttaaagccacagcattATCACATCCCCATTACCCTCGATTTccttaaatgtttaaaaaaatgtctatTTCAGCCTCGACTATACTTAACAATCCAACCTCAACAGACCTTTGCAGTgaagaattctatagattcacacTCCTCAGAGAGAGAAGAAATGCCTCAAAATCTTAAATGAGATTTCTACCACAGGCATCAACAACttttcacatctaccctgtcaagtcccctaagagtCTTgtatatcaaagaacaaagaaaattacagcacaggaacaggcccatcagccctccaagcctgcaccaaaatatttcaattaggttgcctctcattcttctaaattgcaatgaGCACAGGCCCAGTGTACTCAACCTCTCAGAATGGGGAGATAAGGGAAAATGGATAATGTTTTGCAAATAATTCTGCTTACAAAATAATAGGAAATTTGCTCAATTGTCATAATGCTCACCATCTGGAGAAGGCATTTAAGATCAAAACCTACTTAGGTTTTGCCAGTCTCCAATCACTTCAGCACAACACGCATATAGGCAAATCAGACGTGCTGGACTTGCAACATGCATTTCTGGGTTTACAATTTAATAATTGCCAGGGACGTATGGGCAGATTGCACAGAAACATGCATGGTTACAGCTCAGGGCACTCAGCAGATTGTAGGTGCCATTGATAGCCCAGGATGAACATCTCATTTTGAGCAAGGCTTAGTAAATAGAAGcagcaatgcaaaaaaaaaatcaagcctgTATCTAAGTTTGTGCAGCCTGAATTCTGTACCTGTCCATCACATACTGGTTTTGGAACGAGCACAGAGTGGAGGTGTGAATCAGGTCATGAAACACTGAACTTTCCTTTCTGTCAATGAAATAGCAAATTTTCCTCTGCCTTCCCTACCTCGCACCATTTCTGCGTGTGACCTTTTCATGGGTTGGGTAGGCTTTGGATGCAAAGCACACAGGGACTGCTTCCAGAGATTGGGGTCCCTATTGAGAGAACCTTGGGATAATTCCATTTATTTCTGTAGACAACATGCTGGGGTGGGTTGTCAAAGCTCTAAACTAAACCCTTCATCGAAGAGTTTGGGAGCACTGGagttgggggaggtgggtgggtggggacgAGGGGGATGTCTGCTGCTGAGGAGTCAACAGCATTCTGAAAGGTAAATGAAAAATGCATTGACATCTTAAAATCTCACTATTTGATGCTGTACTGCACGTGCAAACTAAATTCACAGTGATAACTCAAAACAAGGAATCTCAGCATTGTCCACCCAGGTTCCTGGCAACATGACACACATGGACTTTCTCAGCTAGAACTACAAAATAACTTCCCTTTAATTAATTTGGAAACCACATAAATAATGGCAGATGTCATGTTTCCAGCTCCTTAGTGAAATAGCCCATCAGCTGTTCTATGGGCCGACCTTTCACCatgttactttttaaattcagtcCGGCCCCAATCTTTTTTCCGTGTAATAAACTTATTTCAGGATTATTACCAGTTTCTAAACTAGATGCTGCCTTTTGCTAAATTAAAAATTCATTTCCTAATTCTCCCCCAGAATGCAATGAAGACGCGGTCTTTGAGCATATTTATACGTAGCATTGGATAGATTCTTAAGTAACAAAAGTGTCAAAGGTTATGGGTTTGACAGGAAAGTAGCGTTGAatccacaatcagatcagccaggattgtattgaatggcagagcaggttcaagaggCTGAACAACCTGATCCTGCTTCCAATTAGTACGTTTGTGTACAAAACTTAAATTATATTCTCAAACATGACTTATGAACTACATATATGTAAAATAGAAATTGATATATGATAAATAAAATTACTACATTTAATTGCACTCAGTCTCATGCTTTCGATTATTAATCTGACTCTTACATGTTCCCTCAGTTTCACACACATCTGAAAGagagaagaacaaaaacaaactatACCAACAATCACGACATGTTGTATTTGTGTAGCACTTTAAATCCACTAAAAGTTCCCAAAGTGCATCATTGTAGTGTTATTACAAACAAACTTGACAGCAAACCATATATAATAATATTAAAGCCAATGGCCAAAGCATTGGCCAAGTAGATAGATTTTAAGAAGAATCTTAAACAGGAAAGTGAGGTCGAGAAGTGGAAAGGtgtagagagagaattccagactcTCGGatctaggcagctgaaggcactgaTACCAATAGTGGCATAGCTAACATTTGAGCTCAGAGATCTCAGGTGTTGGAGCAGGTAACAGAGATGGAGAGGGTTGAGACTATACGGGAACTTAAAAACAAGCAGAAAATCCCATGGACCCTTTGAGGTTGCTTAATTTCACTTTGTCATTGTCAGGCTCTTAGATGACTCATGCATTGGTTATTCACCAAATAATATCACATTGGAGTATACTGTTATGTTCATGTTTTTTTAAAGTAtttgatgggatgtgggtatcactgacaaGGCTAGCTTTTTAACTGAGTGACTTACTAGACCATGGCTATAGAGTCCTACACatgactgtgggtctggagtaacatgtaggccagaccaggtaaggatggcagatttccgtccctaaacaacattagtgaaccagatggatttttacagtAATTGATAATAGTTTCATGGCCACCACTTGAGACCAACTTGTTACTTGTTatattctagatttattaattgaattcaaattcgaccaacagccctggtgggatttaaacccatgttCCAAGTGAAGTTGCCTGGGCCTATTGCTTACAGGTGCAAAGACATACACTGCACTATCATCTCCCCAGATTAACATCAAAgtcagggaattccaggatttttaggGTGTCCTTCAGAAAGAACATCTTGAAAACCACAGAGTTTGTACGGACAAAtctcaaactgtctctctcttcaGAGACAAATATAAACAATGCTCATCCTACCCATGACACCCCGGCCTTCCTCCTCTCTCATTGCCCCTCGTGACCCTCTGTTGAACCCAAGGGAAGTCCCACACCCAGAACAACAAACAGATGCCAGTAAGTCTCTTTAGTCAGAAGATGTTATCTCGATCAGTCTGCTTTCACAGCTCTCGAAAGATTTTACTGTGGAATGCAAAGCTCATTAATAGTGTTGCTACGGTTAAATACTTGAGTTTGTCTCATAATTGGAAGAAATTTATCCAAGCAAAAACCTTGAACAGCTTGCGTTAGTTTGCAGAACTCAGTTTCATAAAATTCAATTTCTCACAAGAAAATAGGGTGAAGTTTTAACCTTTATCCAACTGATAAAAAGAGTTAAGATCAGGCTCAATAGTGTTGCATACTAGAAATTTTAGTAAGTATGGCATCTAGATATTTGACATCTTTTCGATTGGCAGTTAGGAAGTGATTGTTGAAGGGAAAGACCAAAACTGGTGATGTAAAATAAACAACATTGAAAATGGACTTTGGGACAGGTCCAGCATTCTGCCAATAGAGAAGCATTATTTATTTGCAGGTCACACATCATTAGATCTGATTTCCAAACTTGACATTAATCAAAGGCATCCTCCACATTTCGCTTGCCACGTAGATTTCAGCTACACGAGCAGGAACATTAGTTTGAGTGCAATATAACTGGTTTAACCAACTGTAATGCTcgatgctctatgttctatgaagtttCTACCATTCAATGTTTTAACTAATATGGTAAATAAGACTGGGGGAtaaaaacatcatctccacaaaATATTAAAGATAAAACCTGTGCAAACCTGTGTTCCTTTTCTCCTGCTGTATCCCACACTTGTAGTTTCACTCTGACTGTTGGTTTGGTTTCCAGAACATAAATGTAATAATCCACACCAATGGTTTTCTGGAGATCTTCTCTAAATGTTCCTTCAGTTAAACGGAGCACAATAGATGTTTTGCCCACCGTGGAATCGCCCACCAAAATAACACGAAATTGCCAAAAGCACTTTTTGAGACTCTTTCGCCTTACTCTATTTGACAGCCCAGGTTGAACTGACCAACTCTGACCCATGACTATTAAATAAGGCTGTAGAAATGCTGAACTCAATAAAAACAGTCACCAGAATGAATTCTTTTCACTGAAtcacttccctccccccactacaccctTCCTTTATAAATTTAACAGTTGGTTTGCTGATGTAATTAGCCAATGATTTGCAGCAGTCATGTCTTAGCCCCAATCATTGCACAGAAGGGGCTGTCTAAAACACACTGAAACTGTGAAGGTGATTGGCTACAAAATGAATACATTGTGAAATTTGGTAGCCATTAGTAGAACTAGATTGTTTGTAATAACACAGGGTTTGACATGGATGGTAAACTCAAAAATcaaatctgtttcagagatagtaggaactgcagatgctggaaaatctgagatagcaaggtgtagagctggatgaacacagcaggctttcctgctcccctgatgctgcttggcctgctgtgttcatccagctctacaccttgttaaatcaAATCTGTGTTGTTCTTCCCAAATTCAGCTCGGAGATTGTCCTAAAtcacagaaaagaaaagaaatcatGACTATTGACTTCAGCTTTTGTCGTTGGAGGGAACCTGTACAAaggtttctttcagatttttgaattttgacTTTATTTGATTTATCCTTGTTACAACGAAAAGTTTGGTTTTGTGTTTAGtcagcagatcataccatactAAGTGCAGTgggtaacagaacagaacaaGGAATAGAATGCTACAGCTgaagagaaggtgcacaaagagtgaggtcCACAATAGATTTCCAGCTTTCATTAAAAATTTGCTTTTTATTTGGATGTTTTATTTGAATACAGATTTTCTGAAATCATGGAAATACAAGAATTGTAGAACCCAATGCTGAAAGTCAAATTAGCATGTCAACACAAGTTGAAAATCTGCAACAAAGATCGAAAGTGTTACCAATACCAATAGCAGCTCAGCTGACAGCTTTACCTTCTGGAACTGGGAGCAATTCCAAATGAACAAAATGAAcaatggggaaggagggaggacaGAAACCATAAGAGTGTCAGGGCTTTTTAAATGGAAAAACAGGGAACAGGCTCACATGAGGTGATGAAAAGAAATACAACTGGAAAAAGCAAAATCATTGTGAATAGTTAAGGTAGTCAAAGATAAACAACACTTTGCCAAAGGAGAGGCTCTCAACACAGGGTGGGGTCTAAAAAAACCAGAATGCAGAGAGGGAAAAAGAAGATATACATCAAGTTTCTCTCTGAACTGTTTCTTGAGACGCTTCGTCTCCACCTGAGAGAACAGAAAGACTGTCACTTTGCTCCCTGAAAGGCAGCACCTCTGATAttacagcactccttcagtacttcACTAGAGTGTGGACACACATTGGAGCTCAGCACACTGGGCAGAGGTTTGATTCTCTGATTCAGGGAGTACTGTTATCATTGACTATGTTCTAAGCAGGTTACAGATCCACTCAGTCCAGGTCATGTCAATCACATCAAGAAAGAACAAATGGTTGAACTTTTAGAAAGATGTTCCTTTTTCATCAAAAATAGCATTTTAAGAACTGAAATGAATGTGACCTTATGTAAAAATAGTTCTTAAGTTGTTTTGTCTAAAATGTTACATCCAGTGGCCAGTCTGATGTGGTCACGCATCATGTTAATCCAAAAGGTTTGATATTGGTCTTTCTAAAAATAAATGGATGGGTTATGAATAATGctacatttattggccatccctaaatGGCCAGAGGATAGTAAAGAGACAGCCACAGTGCTGAGAATAAGGATGGCAAATGTTCTTCCTTGAGGAATGTTAGAGAAGCAGAacggtttttttaaaattacaattgatAGTGGCTACAATTACGCTAGATTTTTGAATCCAGTCTTTCAATCTATGTTTCATTATGTGCCATAACAGGATTACTAGTCCAGAggcattaccactgcactatCACTTCCTCTTAAATGGTTGATTAATTCACTTTAACCAAAGTGCTTGTAGGCTTATTAATCCTTTGGTCTCCAACCTATCATTCTGTCTAATAATGTTTCCATTCGGCACCTTGGAATATTGATCAACATTGTTCCAACCAACTCAGAAGAAGGAAATCACCTCTTCCCTTttcatcaaaactgaaagaactgccgatgctgtaaatcagaaataaaaatagaaaatgctggataagctcagtggatctggcagcgtctgtgaagagaaatcagagttaatgtttcaggtccagtgacacttctttagaacagagatctgaggaagggtcaccggacccgaaatgttaactctgattttctcttcacagatactgccagatctgctgagcttttccagcaacgtctgtttttgttcctgatttagaaatCCATAGTTCTTTCCATTGCCTTTAAGGAAACTCTGTTTTCCAAGGCAATGAAAGTAtaggcagagaaagagacagctaAACAATAAGATgagaagaaacaggaacaggagttggccattcagatccttgaacctgctctgccattcaatggctgaCCAATATTCCTGACATCCATTTTCCGGCCCTTTCACTGTAATCCTTAATTTCCTTAAtggtctatctcagccttaaatatacagaaggaCTCTGCCTTCATAGGTCTCTGTGGCGAGGAATTTCTAAGAGTCACAACCCttttggagaagaaattcctccttttcttcatcttaaattggtgtcaatttattctgagactgtacccTCTGGTTCTAACGCCCCATGAGAGAAATGCtgtcagcatttatcctgttaaGCCCCTTGAGaatcccatatgtttcaatgagatcatctcgcattcttctaaatcccaatgaGTTGAGTCTTAACCTGTTTAACTTCTGCGAATAAAATAATCCCTCTATACTAGGGATCATCcgagtgagccttctctgaactacctccaatgaatgatatcttttcttaaataaggggaacaaaactggtcacagtgctccagatgtggtctcaccagcaccttgtatggTTGCAGTAAGACTTTCTCACagttatactccaacccccttgaaataaaagccaacattccaatAGTCTTCCCGGCTACCTGCTGCACATATATGCcagctttctgcattttgtgCTCGTACAAGTCCCCTTGTGTTGCGGCATTCTATGGttttcctcatttaaataatacatgTTTCTTTCTGTTCTCCCTTTCCAAGtgagcaacttcacattttcccacaattcAGGTTCTTGTTacctcacctgacaaaggagcagcgcttcgaaagcttgtgattttaaataaacctgttggactttaacctgctgttgtgtgacttctgactttgtccacctatATCATGTGAAATAAATGTCAGTGCGCATTTTGGAGTCCAGCCAGGGAGTCTTCCATCTACTTATAAGTGACACTATCATACACCTGTGAATTAAATGGGAGATGTGAATTTCTTGACATTGACTCGGTCGCCTTGTTTCAATGTCTTTTTATAATAACGACAATTTTAGTGCAGATGGTTTTGTTTCTTCCACATGGGTCTCACAAAGCTTGCTGCAATCTCTAGTCAGGTGATTCCACTGTAGCCATTTTAGATTGAtgttgctttatttttaaaataatttagtcCCTGTATCAGTCTCAGGTATGATAATCAGTTGATGGAGATTAAAGTTCATCAATCTGTATTTGCCACTATCATAACATTAAATATGCTATGTAAATAGAAAGCTGCTAATGTAGGCAAAGGTCCCATTTCCGACTGCTGTTGAATGAGTCCCTGCTATAATATCCCAAACAATATCCAACACAGGATCAAAAATCAACCCACCACACCAGTACTACAATGTGAATGATATTGTGTTCAACAACAATCGGAAGTTAATGACATTTCTTCCACCTTTGCAATCCCAGTATTTAACAGCCTATCATTGGCTTTGACCCTgtagaaagacttgcatttattcaaCATGTTTCACAGCTAGACATCTCAAAGAACCAATCgcatacttttgaaatgtagctgCTGCTGTGACACAGGAAATGCAACAGCTAATTTGTGTACACACCAAAAAACACTGCGGCAATGAtctgaaaatctgctgcttttgtggtgttgattgagggataaaaatTGGCCAGGACTCTGGAgataactttcctgctcttcttcaaaatagtgcaatGGGATCTTCTACATCCAGCCAAGCATGTAGGCCGGGGTTTAACcttgcatctgaaagacagtaaaatgtgaggctggatgaacacagcaggccaagcagcatctcaggagcacaaaagctgatgtttcgggcctggacccttcatcagagagggggatggggtgagggttctggaatagatagggagagagggggaggtggactgaagatggagggaaaagaagatagctggagaggagagtataggtggggaggtagggaggggataggtcagtccagggaagacggacaggccaaggaggtgggatgaggttagtaggtaggagatggaggtgcggcttggggtgggaggaagggatgggtgagaggaagaacaggttagggaggcagagacaggttggactggttttgggatgcagtgggtggaggggaagagctgggctggctgtgtggtgcagtggggggaggggacaaactgggctggttttgggatgcagtgggggaaggggagattttgaagcaggtgaagtccacattgataccatatggctgcagggttcccaggcggaatatgagttgctgttcctgcaaccttcgggtggcatcattgtggcactgcagcccaatggtatcaatgtggacttcaccagcttcaaaatctccccttcccccactgcatcccaaaaccagtccaacctgtctctgcctccctaacctgttctccctttcacccatcccttcctcccaccccaagccacacctccatctcctacctgctaacctcatcccacctccttgacctgtccgtcttccctggaatgaccaatcccctccctacctcctcacctatactctcctctccacctatcttcttttccctccaccttcggtctgcctccccctctctccctatttattccagaaccctcaccccatccccctctctgatgaagggtctaggcccgaaacatcagcttttgtgctcctgagatgctgcttggcctgctgtgttcatccagcctcacattttattatcttggattctccagcatctgcagttcccattatctctgaaagacaGTGCTGTctttgacagtgtggcactctctcctgttgcactgaagtgtcagtcttGATGTTAGTGCTTAAGCCTctgaggtggaatttgaacctagtATCTTCTGTTGGGGGAGGTCAGATTGCTGAGTCACAGCCAGCcacattttgcttcatttctttCTTGTAAATAAGCACATGTTGCTGACATTCTGAGCAAATTTAATTCACTTTCTTTGATTTCTGTATTGCTATTTCCCCTCCCACGATATGGAGGTTTGCAGACAATCAACCAAGATTAAAGTAAAACATAAAACGGTGGATGCTGAGAATCTCTAACAAACACAGAGATTGGTAGAGAAagtcaacagatctggcagcatctgtggagagagaaaaacaagagttaacgttttgagtccaatgatctAGCTTGCGTTTGATGTTTTATGTTTTTGTTAACGAACTTAAGGCTAATAGCTTGGAAGTAATTTTCCAAACAGATCTGTAGCAGTGTTCTGTAATCCTGGAGCAATGTAAACAGGATAAGCTGCAGATAAGAGTGATTTCAGTCGGTATTTAAGCGGAGGAGAGGCAATCTCCAAACTTTGATGCTGCCATCCAATCCCACAAGAGCTATGGGATTGAAACCATCATCATCTGTCACTTGTCCGCTCTACTTGGCTTGTCCTCCTAATGAAGCTTTACTATCCCAGTCCACAACAGAAATGAGAAAAGCTAACTCATACAGTAACAAATTGGTGTTGGTGAACACGGTAGCTGAGGCTCTCTTGATAGCATTCTCATCCATGAGCCAGCAGTTTCCTGCTTCAAATCCCATTCCAGAGCTCCACAGCCAAGATTCAGCATTGTACTACAGATGCACTACACTGTTGAAGGTGCTGTCATTAAGATGAGTTGTCAAAAAGAGGTCCCATCTCCCTGCGCAGGTGAATGTAAAAGTTCCTGTGGTGCTATTCAAAGTTTGATTCAAAGATTGAGAGTTCTCCCCAGGGCTCTGACCAAAATCTGCTCCTTCATTACTAACATTAAAAAATGTGGTCATTATCACACTTCTAAATATACAAACCAGGAGTGGGCACTTTGCGGtatctctgtcattcaatataatACCACATTCCTGCTTTACCCCCCCCCATACACCTTCATGCCTCTAAAATCTGAAAAGTTATatctttcttgaatacattcaatgacctggcctccacagccttctgtgatagagaattccacagtttcataCCCTTTTAGGTGAATGTTTATGCACCTGAATCCTAAATcatgtatcctgagactgtgtccctgGTCCTAGGCTCCTCCTCCAAGTATCAGTTAGAAATTGATacttttcaatgagattgccCAAACTCtggtgaatacaagcccagtcgacccaatctctcctcataggacagtgcTGTCATCCCCAGTATCAGCCTGATGATTGTCTGTTACACTCCCTCAATGGCAAGTATATTCCTTTGTaggtaaggagacaaaaactgcatgTAATATATCAGGTGCGGTCTTAAAAAgggcctgtataactgcagtaagtcATCTTAGCTTCTGAACAACTTGCAAAATAATTGCCTTTCTCAGAAGGCTAaaaaaatttggcatgttcacaaTGACCTTACCAATTTCTATATATGCACTACAGAAAGCATCCTCTCTGGGTGCATCTCAGCTTGGTTTGACAACTGCTGTGCCCAAGGCCACAAGGaattacagagaattgtgaatgtAGCCCTGTCCATCACACAAACTCGCTTTCCTTCTGCTGATCCTGTCTACACTTCCAGCTGCCTTGCAAatgcagccaacataatcaaagacctctcccacccccagttatactctcttccacaacttccatcgggcagaagatacaaaagtttgaaaacacgtaccaacaattttctgatgaagggtctaggcccaaaacgtcagcttttgtgctcctaagatgctgcttggactgctgtgttcatccagctccacactttgttatctcggattctccagcatctgcagttcccattatctctcttcaacagatttaagaacagcttcttccctgctgttatcagacttatgaatggacctgtCATATATGAGAGtcgatctttctctgcaccttctctgtagttgtaacattatattctgcattctgttcta
Proteins encoded in this region:
- the LOC125465165 gene encoding ras-related protein Rab-39A-like, which translates into the protein MGQSWSVQPGLSNRVRRKSLKKCFWQFRVILVGDSTVGKTSIVLRLTEGTFREDLQKTIGVDYYIYVLETKPTVRVKLQVWDTAGEKEHRTITYSNLQMILGGLLVFDLTNRQSLDYLTNWLHESGTVLDQCKCIFILVGHKSDLSAERQISQEEAEQIAAHLGMRYIETSAKDDTNIQEVFLTLASSIAEAVKTE